The genomic DNA TTCACGGGGAGCTTATATGTGATAAAACTGAGTCAAAAGAATTACGTTTCTTTCCGTTTGATGAGTTACCTAGTACTCTTCATCCAGTCATTGAGGGGATTCTTCGCGATTTTCATCACTCTAATTAAAAATATAAATAAAACAACCTCATTTCCCGTCATTACAACGTGAAATGAGGTTGTTATCGTTCACCGTAAATCCCTATTTCCCCAAAATGATATTAACGCTCTCTTTCTACAACTTTATATCCCTTTATAAAAAGGATAGTTATATAAGAAACAATAAATGAAAGAATAGTATACATGCCAACCCAAAAGAAAAATGCTGGATCGTGCACTGTAACACTTAACATAAGAAAAATAAGAAATGTTACAATTGGCATCGCGTAAAATGTACCTACTTTATATGTCACAGCTATTGAAAAAATACAAATAAGTAATGGATATATACAGAAAATAAAAATGATTTCACTCAATGTTATGTCCCCCTTTCTGCAGAAATAATAGGTTTCTCGTAAACATTTGGGGGAACAACAA from Bacillus cereus G9842 includes the following:
- a CDS encoding YbeF family protein: MSEIIFIFCIYPLLICIFSIAVTYKVGTFYAMPIVTFLIFLMLSVTVHDPAFFFWVGMYTILSFIVSYITILFIKGYKVVERER